In Trichomycterus rosablanca isolate fTriRos1 chromosome 4, fTriRos1.hap1, whole genome shotgun sequence, one DNA window encodes the following:
- the smim20 gene encoding small integral membrane protein 20, whose product MANSKTTFVIFGGFVTAVVAAFYPIFFHPLTHADEYKRIQSANRSEINQADVQPVGVKIWSDPFKPKS is encoded by the exons ATGGCTAACAGTAAAACAACGTTTGTAATCTTCGGTGGATTTGTAACAGCAGTAGTAGCAGCTTTTTATCCCATATTCTTCCATCCTCTCACTCACGCAGATGAATACA AACGAATCCAAAGCGCGAATAGATCAGAAATCAATCAAGCAGATGTCCAGCCTGTTG GTGTGAAGATTTGGTCTGATCCGTTTAAACCGAAGTCATGA